In the Ctenopharyngodon idella isolate HZGC_01 chromosome 4, HZGC01, whole genome shotgun sequence genome, one interval contains:
- the gnptab gene encoding N-acetylglucosamine-1-phosphotransferase subunits alpha/beta isoform X1: MLIINSVLKLLQRQTYTCLSHRYGLYLCFGGLVLMIVSAFQFGEVVVEWSRDQYHVLFDSYRDNVAGKSFQTRLCLPMPIDVVYTWVNGTDTGLLKDLRAVRQQLEEEQKALRERLGKNASEITEAPKGRPECLLSHCIMGPVLVLDPALPANITLKELPTFSAAFSSTKQLLQVAKPLHPSTSVSVLLFHSHSEAEKAHTDALKDILTHSISRGYLTTDKEAPGLVRMHTMAYLSGFPGSLKETEQLRVKLPAVVTSKIKQLQLYSEASIALLHLNTAQDFTDLTQQAKKNLTLDGKELTVSPAYLFWDLTAISQSKQDEDVSASRFEDNEELRYSLRSIEKHAPWVRHIFIVTNGQIPSWLNLDNPRVSVVTHQDIFHNQSHLPTFSSPAIETHIHRIPGLSQKFIYLNDDVMFGKDVWPDDFYSHSKGQKVYLTWPVPNCAEGCPGSWIKDGYCDKACNNSACDWDGGDCQGTPGSSRFGGAGGSVIGGGQPWQFAGGLGGLGGVSFCNQGCANSWLADKFCDQACNVLACGFDVGDCGQDNFNQLHRIVLRRNQTLYTLPQGELRPYFSFSGLANRVSEAQVADNPAVRHTSVANKWKTIHLLLLPGHNATQIHYNLTFQGADNHDFTVTFSVAVDTRELPKSNVSDPVREKDEEPKPTVVTPEPEVLFENIPKEKQGPRVREKSHGDVETVQVPALNESLLPEDVKLELQKLNEKLILGDITIKGYNLTKAVLLEPYKDKAQLSLNENKQAKLWNEEQKPLLISQHQAERAARVKRANEDEERNNNSKLEPGVPPSLIPVQIDGVTPKAQPRLLGMNKPHGSKLLSNLMGNMSKERDSENEAHVRGGPVGRKLQYYMSSLDRGFLPWEKRKFFQDLLEEEERLQSELQYAADRTATGRRLRDTFADSLRYVNRLLNAQFGFTSRKVPAHMPHMIDRLIMQELQDIFPQEFDKTSSHRVRHSEDMQFAFSYFYFLMSALQQLNISEVFDEIDTDHSGVLSDREIRTLATRIHELPLSLQDLTSLEQMLINCSKTLPSNLTQLHIVSPTQEAYYDPSMPPVTKGLVIHCKPITERIHKAFRDQNKYKFEIMGEEEIAFKMIRTNVSHVVGQLDDIRKNPRKFICLNDNIDHSHKDASTVKAVLRDFYESMFPLPSQFELPREYRNRFLHMTELQEWRIYRDKLKFWTHCVLVTLVVFTVMSFFAEQLIMLKRRLFPRRRVSKDVNPERV, from the exons ATGTTGATAATTAATTCGGTGCTGAAACTGCTGCAGCGGCAGACATACACCTGCCTGTCTCATCGCTATGGACTCTACCTGTGTTTCGGAGGACTAGTCCTCATGATAGTGTCTGCCTTTCAGTTTGGAGAG GTTGTAGTAGAGTGGAGTCGAGATCAGTACCATGTTTTGTTTGATTCCTACAGAGATAATGTTGCAGGAAAGTCCTTTCAGACCAG GCTTTGCCTACCGATGCCCATCGATGTGGTTTACACCTGGGTAAATGGCACAGACACGGGCCTGCTGAAGGATCTTCGTGCTGTGAGACAGCAGTTGGAAGAAGAGCAGAAGGCCCTGAG ggAGCGTCTGGGAAAAAATGCATCTGAAATAACTGAAGCTCCTAAGGGAAG GCCAGAATGTCTGCTGTCCCACTGCATCATGGGCCCTGTGCTGGTGCTGGATCCAGCCCTTCCTGCCAACATAACATTGAAGGAGTTGCCAACATTTTCAGCAGCGTTCTCCTCTACAAAACAACTCTTACAGGTGGCCAAACCCCTCCACCCCTCCACAAGCGTGTCTGTTCTTCTCTTCCACTCCCACAGTGAAG CTGAAAAGGCTCATACAGATGCTTTGAAGGACATCCTGACACACTCCATCAGCAGAGGTTACCTG ACGACTGATAAAGAGGCTCCGGGGCTGGTCCGCATGCACACTATGGCCTACTTGAGCGGCTTCCCAGGGTCACTCAAAGAAACCGAGCAGCTCAGGGTCAAACTACCAGCTGTGGTCACTAGTAAAATCAAACAG TTGCAGCTGTACTCAGAGGCCAGCATCGCTCTGCTCCACCTGAACACAGCACAGGATTTCACTGACCTCACCCAGCAGGCCAAGAAGAACTTGACGCTGGACGGAAAAGAGCTCACAGTCAGCCCTGCGTACCTGTTCTGGGACCTGACCGCCATCTCACAG TCTAAGCAGGATGAGGATGTTTCTGCCAGTCGCTTTGAAGACAATGAGGAGCTGCGTTATTCACTACGTTCTATCGAGAAACATGCGCCCTGGGTGCGCCACATCTTTATCGTAACCAACGGACAAATACCGTCTTGGCTTAACCTGGATAACCCACGTGTTTCAGTGGTTACTCACCAG GACATTTTTCACAACCAGTCTCACCTTCCTACGTTCAGTTCTCCTGCCATAGAGACCCATATCCACCGGATCCCAGGCCTTTCACAAAAGTTCATCTACCTCAATGATGATGTCATGTTCGGCAAGGACGTGTGGCCTGATGACTTCTACAGCCACTCCAAAGGTCAAAAG GTGTATCTCACCTGGCCTGTTCCAAACTGTGCTGAGGGCTGCCCAGGCTCCTGGATCAAAGACGGCTACTGCGACAAGGCCTGCAACAACTCTGCCTGTGATTGGGATGGAGGAGACTGTCAGG GCACTCCAGGCAGCAGTCGTTTTGGAGGAGCTGGCGGTTCTGTGATCGGAGGCGGACAGCCTTGGCAGTTCGCAGGTGGTCTCGGTGGACTGGGGGGCGTGTCATTCTGTAACCAGGGCTGTGCCAACTCTTGGTTGGCTGATAAATTCTGTGACCAGGCATGCAACGTTCTGGCTTGTGGGTTCGATGTGGGTGACTGCGGACAAG ATAATTTCAACCAACTGCATCGTATTGTCCTCCGGAGGAACCAGACGCTTTACACCCTGCCTCAGGGAGAGCTCCGACCGTATTTTAGCTTCTCAGGTCTGGCTAACCGCGTGTCCGAGGCACAGGTCGCTGATAACCCAGCAGTCCGTCACACTTCTGTCGCCAACAAATGGAAGACCATccatctgctgctgctgcctgGACACAATGCCACCCAGATCCACTACAACCTCACCTTTCAGGGCGCAGACAACCACGACTTCACCGTGACTTTCTCTGTCGCAGTGGATACCCGAGAGCTTCCCAAATCAAACGTATCAGATCCAGTGCGCGAGAAAGACGAGGAACCCAAACCGACCGTAGTGACCCCAGAACCAGAGGtcctgtttgaaaacattccCAAAGAAAAACAAGGCCCTAGAGTTAGAGAAAAATCCCATGGTGATGTAGAGACTGTGCAGGTACCTGCGTTAAATGAATCTCTTTTGCCGGAGGATGTGAAACTGGAGTTACAGAAGCTGAACGAGAAGCTAATATTGGGTGACATCACTATTAAAGGCTATAATTTGACCAAAGCAGTGCTGTTGGAGCCGTACAAAGACAAAGCTCAGCTTTCACTAAACGagaacaaacaagcaaaactcTGGAATGAAGAGCAGAAACCTCTTTTAATCAGTCAACATCAGGCTGAGAGAGCAGCAAGGGTGAAAAGAGCGAATGAAGATGAGGAAAGAAACAATAACTCTAAATTGGAACCAGGTGTCCCTCCATCTCTTATCCCAGTCCAGATTGATGGTGTTACACCTAAAGCTCAACCACGATTGTTAGGCATGAATAAACCTCACGGGTCTAAGCTTCTCAGCAACCTGATGGGGAACATGTCTAAGGAGAGAGATTCAGAAAATGAAGCCCACGTCCGCGGGGGGCCAGTGGGTCGTAAACTCCAGTACTACATGTCCAGCTTGGACCGGGGTTTTCTTCCATGGGAGAAGAGGAAGTTCTTTCAGGATCTGCTGGAG GAAGAGGAGCGTCTACAAAGCGAACTGCAGTATGCAGCTGACAGGACCGCCACTGGACGCAGGTTGCGGGACACTTTTGCTGATTCACTCCGCTATGTCAACAGACTCTTGAACGCTCAATTCGGCTTCACTTCCCGCAAAGTGCCTGCCCATATGCCTCACATGATTGACAGACTCATCATGCAGGAACTACAGGACAT CTTCCCTCAAGAGTTTGATAAGACCTCATCCCACCGTGTGCGTCACTCTGAGGACATGCAGTTTGCCTTCTCTTATTTCTATTTCTTGATGAGCGCGTTGCAGCAGCTCAATATATCTGAAGTGTTTGACGAAATCGACACGGACCACTCCGGTGTGCTGTCCGACCGTGAGATCCGCACGTTGGCCACACGTATCCATGAACTCCCTTTAAGCCTTCAG GATTTGACCAGTCTGGAACAGATGCTCATAAACTGCTCTAAGACTCTTCCGTCCAACCTCACGCAGCTCCATATTGTCAGCCCCACCCAGGAGGCCTATTATGACCCCAGCATG CCACCCGTCACAAAAGGTTTAGTAATCCACTGCAAACCAATCACAGAGAGGATCCACAAAGCCTTCAGGGACCAGAATAAATACAA GTTTGAAATTATGGGCGAAGAGGAGATCGCCTTTAAGATGATACGCACCAATGTCTCTCATGTAGTGGGGCAGCTTGATGACATCAGGAAGAACCCTAG gAAGTTTATCTGCCTGAATGACAACATTGACCACAGCCATAAGGACGCCAGCACGGTCAAAGCTGTTCTGAGGGACTTCTATGAGTCCATGTTTCCGCTGCCCTCTCAGTTTGAGCTGCCCAGAGAATACAGAAACCGCTTCCTTCACATGACAGAGCTGCAGGAGTG
- the gnptab gene encoding N-acetylglucosamine-1-phosphotransferase subunits alpha/beta isoform X2, with protein MLIINSVLKLLQRQTYTCLSHRYGLYLCFGGLVLMIVSAFQFGEVVVEWSRDQYHVLFDSYRDNVAGKSFQTRLCLPMPIDVVYTWVNGTDTGLLKDLRAVRQQLEEEQKALRERLGKNASEITEAPKGRPECLLSHCIMGPVLVLDPALPANITLKELPTFSAAFSSTKQLLQVAKPLHPSTSVSVLLFHSHSEAEKAHTDALKDILTHSISRGYLTTDKEAPGLVRMHTMAYLSGFPGSLKETEQLRVKLPAVVTSKIKQLQLYSEASIALLHLNTAQDFTDLTQQAKKNLTLDGKELTVSPAYLFWDLTAISQSKQDEDVSASRFEDNEELRYSLRSIEKHAPWVRHIFIVTNGQIPSWLNLDNPRVSVVTHQDIFHNQSHLPTFSSPAIETHIHRIPGLSQKFIYLNDDVMFGKDVWPDDFYSHSKGQKVYLTWPVPNCAEGCPGSWIKDGYCDKACNNSACDWDGGDCQGTPGSSRFGGAGGSVIGGGQPWQFAGGLGGLGGVSFCNQGCANSWLADKFCDQACNVLACGFDVGDCGQDNFNQLHRIVLRRNQTLYTLPQGELRPYFSFSGLANRVSEAQVADNPAVRHTSVANKWKTIHLLLLPGHNATQIHYNLTFQGADNHDFTVTFSVAVDTRELPKSNVSDPVREKDEEPKPTVVTPEPEVLFENIPKEKQGPRVREKSHGDVETVQVPALNESLLPEDVKLELQKLNEKLILGDITIKGYNLTKAVLLEPYKDKAQLSLNENKQAKLWNEEQKPLLISQHQAERAARVKRANEDEERNNNSKLEPGVPPSLIPVQIDGVTPKAQPRLLGMNKPHGSKLLSNLMGNMSKERDSENEAHVRGGPVGRKLQYYMSSLDRGFLPWEKRKFFQDLLEEEERLQSELQYAADRTATGRRLRDTFADSLRYVNRLLNAQFGFTSRKVPAHMPHMIDRLIMQELQDIFPQEFDKTSSHRVRHSEDMQFAFSYFYFLMSALQQLNISEVFDEIDTDHSGVLSDREIRTLATRIHELPLSLQDLTSLEQMLINCSKTLPSNLTQLHIVSPTQEAYYDPSMPPVTKGLVIHCKPITERIHKAFRDQNKYKFEIMGEEEIAFKMIRTNVSHVVGQLDDIRKNPRKFICLNDNIDHSHKDASTVKAVLRDFYESMFPLPSQFELPREYRNRFLHMTELQEWRIYRDKLKFWTHCVLVTLVVFTVMSFFAEQVPVSWQMLQWKMNSGE; from the exons ATGTTGATAATTAATTCGGTGCTGAAACTGCTGCAGCGGCAGACATACACCTGCCTGTCTCATCGCTATGGACTCTACCTGTGTTTCGGAGGACTAGTCCTCATGATAGTGTCTGCCTTTCAGTTTGGAGAG GTTGTAGTAGAGTGGAGTCGAGATCAGTACCATGTTTTGTTTGATTCCTACAGAGATAATGTTGCAGGAAAGTCCTTTCAGACCAG GCTTTGCCTACCGATGCCCATCGATGTGGTTTACACCTGGGTAAATGGCACAGACACGGGCCTGCTGAAGGATCTTCGTGCTGTGAGACAGCAGTTGGAAGAAGAGCAGAAGGCCCTGAG ggAGCGTCTGGGAAAAAATGCATCTGAAATAACTGAAGCTCCTAAGGGAAG GCCAGAATGTCTGCTGTCCCACTGCATCATGGGCCCTGTGCTGGTGCTGGATCCAGCCCTTCCTGCCAACATAACATTGAAGGAGTTGCCAACATTTTCAGCAGCGTTCTCCTCTACAAAACAACTCTTACAGGTGGCCAAACCCCTCCACCCCTCCACAAGCGTGTCTGTTCTTCTCTTCCACTCCCACAGTGAAG CTGAAAAGGCTCATACAGATGCTTTGAAGGACATCCTGACACACTCCATCAGCAGAGGTTACCTG ACGACTGATAAAGAGGCTCCGGGGCTGGTCCGCATGCACACTATGGCCTACTTGAGCGGCTTCCCAGGGTCACTCAAAGAAACCGAGCAGCTCAGGGTCAAACTACCAGCTGTGGTCACTAGTAAAATCAAACAG TTGCAGCTGTACTCAGAGGCCAGCATCGCTCTGCTCCACCTGAACACAGCACAGGATTTCACTGACCTCACCCAGCAGGCCAAGAAGAACTTGACGCTGGACGGAAAAGAGCTCACAGTCAGCCCTGCGTACCTGTTCTGGGACCTGACCGCCATCTCACAG TCTAAGCAGGATGAGGATGTTTCTGCCAGTCGCTTTGAAGACAATGAGGAGCTGCGTTATTCACTACGTTCTATCGAGAAACATGCGCCCTGGGTGCGCCACATCTTTATCGTAACCAACGGACAAATACCGTCTTGGCTTAACCTGGATAACCCACGTGTTTCAGTGGTTACTCACCAG GACATTTTTCACAACCAGTCTCACCTTCCTACGTTCAGTTCTCCTGCCATAGAGACCCATATCCACCGGATCCCAGGCCTTTCACAAAAGTTCATCTACCTCAATGATGATGTCATGTTCGGCAAGGACGTGTGGCCTGATGACTTCTACAGCCACTCCAAAGGTCAAAAG GTGTATCTCACCTGGCCTGTTCCAAACTGTGCTGAGGGCTGCCCAGGCTCCTGGATCAAAGACGGCTACTGCGACAAGGCCTGCAACAACTCTGCCTGTGATTGGGATGGAGGAGACTGTCAGG GCACTCCAGGCAGCAGTCGTTTTGGAGGAGCTGGCGGTTCTGTGATCGGAGGCGGACAGCCTTGGCAGTTCGCAGGTGGTCTCGGTGGACTGGGGGGCGTGTCATTCTGTAACCAGGGCTGTGCCAACTCTTGGTTGGCTGATAAATTCTGTGACCAGGCATGCAACGTTCTGGCTTGTGGGTTCGATGTGGGTGACTGCGGACAAG ATAATTTCAACCAACTGCATCGTATTGTCCTCCGGAGGAACCAGACGCTTTACACCCTGCCTCAGGGAGAGCTCCGACCGTATTTTAGCTTCTCAGGTCTGGCTAACCGCGTGTCCGAGGCACAGGTCGCTGATAACCCAGCAGTCCGTCACACTTCTGTCGCCAACAAATGGAAGACCATccatctgctgctgctgcctgGACACAATGCCACCCAGATCCACTACAACCTCACCTTTCAGGGCGCAGACAACCACGACTTCACCGTGACTTTCTCTGTCGCAGTGGATACCCGAGAGCTTCCCAAATCAAACGTATCAGATCCAGTGCGCGAGAAAGACGAGGAACCCAAACCGACCGTAGTGACCCCAGAACCAGAGGtcctgtttgaaaacattccCAAAGAAAAACAAGGCCCTAGAGTTAGAGAAAAATCCCATGGTGATGTAGAGACTGTGCAGGTACCTGCGTTAAATGAATCTCTTTTGCCGGAGGATGTGAAACTGGAGTTACAGAAGCTGAACGAGAAGCTAATATTGGGTGACATCACTATTAAAGGCTATAATTTGACCAAAGCAGTGCTGTTGGAGCCGTACAAAGACAAAGCTCAGCTTTCACTAAACGagaacaaacaagcaaaactcTGGAATGAAGAGCAGAAACCTCTTTTAATCAGTCAACATCAGGCTGAGAGAGCAGCAAGGGTGAAAAGAGCGAATGAAGATGAGGAAAGAAACAATAACTCTAAATTGGAACCAGGTGTCCCTCCATCTCTTATCCCAGTCCAGATTGATGGTGTTACACCTAAAGCTCAACCACGATTGTTAGGCATGAATAAACCTCACGGGTCTAAGCTTCTCAGCAACCTGATGGGGAACATGTCTAAGGAGAGAGATTCAGAAAATGAAGCCCACGTCCGCGGGGGGCCAGTGGGTCGTAAACTCCAGTACTACATGTCCAGCTTGGACCGGGGTTTTCTTCCATGGGAGAAGAGGAAGTTCTTTCAGGATCTGCTGGAG GAAGAGGAGCGTCTACAAAGCGAACTGCAGTATGCAGCTGACAGGACCGCCACTGGACGCAGGTTGCGGGACACTTTTGCTGATTCACTCCGCTATGTCAACAGACTCTTGAACGCTCAATTCGGCTTCACTTCCCGCAAAGTGCCTGCCCATATGCCTCACATGATTGACAGACTCATCATGCAGGAACTACAGGACAT CTTCCCTCAAGAGTTTGATAAGACCTCATCCCACCGTGTGCGTCACTCTGAGGACATGCAGTTTGCCTTCTCTTATTTCTATTTCTTGATGAGCGCGTTGCAGCAGCTCAATATATCTGAAGTGTTTGACGAAATCGACACGGACCACTCCGGTGTGCTGTCCGACCGTGAGATCCGCACGTTGGCCACACGTATCCATGAACTCCCTTTAAGCCTTCAG GATTTGACCAGTCTGGAACAGATGCTCATAAACTGCTCTAAGACTCTTCCGTCCAACCTCACGCAGCTCCATATTGTCAGCCCCACCCAGGAGGCCTATTATGACCCCAGCATG CCACCCGTCACAAAAGGTTTAGTAATCCACTGCAAACCAATCACAGAGAGGATCCACAAAGCCTTCAGGGACCAGAATAAATACAA GTTTGAAATTATGGGCGAAGAGGAGATCGCCTTTAAGATGATACGCACCAATGTCTCTCATGTAGTGGGGCAGCTTGATGACATCAGGAAGAACCCTAG gAAGTTTATCTGCCTGAATGACAACATTGACCACAGCCATAAGGACGCCAGCACGGTCAAAGCTGTTCTGAGGGACTTCTATGAGTCCATGTTTCCGCTGCCCTCTCAGTTTGAGCTGCCCAGAGAATACAGAAACCGCTTCCTTCACATGACAGAGCTGCAGGAGTG
- the dram1 gene encoding DNA damage-regulated autophagy modulator protein 1 yields MVWFMEGMCYLPTFLVIWSSSTFIISYIIALLRRDVDVVLPYISDTGATPPESCVFGFMSTITAFAAFATMYAEYKFVERVHERTGAVSPCLNKASFAIGVISCVGMCLVATFQETTVMPVHDLGALLFFGSGAIYAAIQSVISYRAQPYGPSKCMCHVRALFAALACLAVFPTIFCAIPVGISKLHWDTNDKDYTLHLASVVCEWITTFSFVFFFLTYIQEFQQFTLKLTVNLIEY; encoded by the exons ATGGTTTGGTTTATGGAAGGAATGTGCTATTTACCTACTTTTCTGGTAATCTGGTCATCGAGCACATTCATAATATCTTATATCATCGCATTGCTTCGACGAGATGTTGATGTTGTCCTTCCTTATATCAG TGATACAGGGGCAACTCCACCTGAAAGTTGTGTGTTTGGATTCATGTCGACAATCACTGCGTTTGCAG CCTTTGCTACTATGTATGCTGAATATAAATTTGTGGAAAGAGTCCATGAGAGAACCGGTGCCGTGTCCCCTTGTCTGAACAAGGCTTCTTTTGCTATTGGCGTCATCTCTTGTGTCGGCATGTGTTTGGTTGCTACATTTCAG GAAACGACGGTGATGCCAGTCCATGATTTGGGTGCTTTACTATTCTTCGGCTCTGGGGCTATATATGCTGCCATTCAGAGCGTGATCTCGTACCGCGCTCAACCTTACGGACCTTCTAAGTGCATGTGTCATGTCCGTGCACTCTTCGCTGCATTGGCCTGTCTAGCTGTTTTTCCCA CAATTTTCTGTGCAATTCCTGTTGGAATAAGCAAACTTCACTGGGACACCAATGATAAG GACTACACACTTCATCTAGCGAGTGTTGTGTGTGAATGGATCACTACCTTCAGTTTTGTCTTCTTCTTTTTAACATACATCCAAGAGTTCCAG CAATTCACTCTGAAACTGACTGTTAATTTAATAGAGTATTAA